The Rhodoflexus caldus genome has a window encoding:
- the recF gene encoding DNA replication/repair protein RecF (All proteins in this family for which functions are known are DNA-binding proteins that assist the filamentation of RecA onto DNA for the initiation of recombination or recombinational repair.), protein MHLRELQLRNFKNYEEAIFTFSPGINGIVGKNGAGKTNLLDAIYYLCMTKSAFQNTDQANWRFGETFFTIEGTIEHGDVPVHLHLSFSRERGKVLKLNKKAYTKISEHVGKFPCVLITPNDSDLVREGSELRRRFFDTILCQLNKVYLEQLMRYNRLLQQRNSLLKQIAERRQDVSMLEIYDEQLASPAHFIAEERAKFTEKFLPVFLENYRLISRSNEVVSLTYQSALNETLSFVALMQQNQSKDLALQYTSQGIHRDDFIFEINGNPLKKFASQGQQKSYTVALRLAQFEILTQQSGVKPLLLLDDIFDKLDDERITQLMLLMSGGRFGQVFITDARPERTEKLFYNDGIPIHMIRI, encoded by the coding sequence ATGCACCTGAGGGAATTACAACTGCGCAATTTTAAAAATTACGAAGAAGCAATTTTTACTTTTTCACCCGGCATCAACGGAATTGTAGGAAAAAACGGAGCAGGAAAAACCAATTTGCTGGATGCCATTTATTATTTGTGCATGACCAAAAGTGCATTTCAAAATACAGACCAAGCCAATTGGAGATTCGGCGAAACTTTTTTTACGATAGAAGGCACAATAGAGCACGGCGATGTTCCCGTACATCTGCATCTGAGTTTCAGCCGCGAGCGCGGTAAAGTTTTAAAACTCAATAAAAAAGCATATACCAAAATCAGTGAGCACGTGGGCAAATTCCCCTGCGTGCTCATCACCCCCAACGACAGCGACCTTGTGCGCGAGGGCAGCGAACTGCGCCGCCGCTTTTTTGATACAATCCTCTGCCAACTCAACAAGGTTTATTTGGAGCAACTGATGCGCTACAACAGGCTGCTGCAACAGCGCAACAGCTTGCTCAAACAAATTGCCGAGCGGCGGCAAGACGTTTCCATGCTGGAAATTTACGATGAGCAATTGGCCTCGCCTGCGCACTTCATTGCAGAGGAACGCGCCAAGTTTACCGAAAAATTTTTGCCTGTTTTTCTGGAAAATTACCGGCTCATCAGCCGTTCCAATGAAGTTGTTTCTTTAACATATCAGTCGGCATTGAATGAAACTTTATCTTTTGTGGCACTGATGCAACAAAATCAGTCCAAAGATTTAGCCTTACAATACACTTCACAAGGTATCCATCGCGATGATTTTATTTTTGAAATCAACGGCAATCCGCTGAAGAAATTTGCTTCGCAGGGGCAACAAAAATCTTATACCGTTGCTTTGCGACTGGCACAATTTGAAATTTTAACGCAACAATCAGGTGTCAAGCCGTTACTCTTGTTAGATGATATTTTTGATAAGTTGGATGATGAGCGAATTACACAACTGATGTTGCTCATGTCGGGCGGAAGGTTTGGGCAGGTGTTCATCACCGATGCACGCCCCGAACGCACCGAAAAACTGTTTTACAACGACGGCATTCCGATTCACATGATTCGGATATAA
- a CDS encoding Ppx/GppA phosphatase family protein, with amino-acid sequence MRIAAIDLGTNQFHLLVAEQTAEGKFDILAKEDRFVRLGEGGINDSLIVSDAIERALGAMHDFQAIIRQHECQKVGAVATSAVRNAKNGEMLINRIAEATGIQVEVIDGNREAELIYEGIRATVPIDELSLIADIGGGSVEFVICNAEKILWKGSFEIGAQRLFYRFHTIDPIPAENVVALNQYLSRTLQPLAEAIEQYHPTTIIGSSGSFSTLYKLYAGLEGIGYEKNRPEYELPVEGYYRVHKQLLLKNRMERSEMPGMRPERKDMIVTASCVVYFLVRLLHSEKIRVVSASLREGLLASLAHE; translated from the coding sequence ATGAGAATTGCAGCCATAGATTTAGGAACCAATCAGTTTCATTTGCTGGTGGCAGAGCAAACTGCCGAAGGAAAGTTTGATATTTTAGCCAAAGAAGACCGTTTTGTACGGCTTGGCGAAGGAGGGATTAACGATTCCCTAATTGTTTCAGATGCCATTGAGCGCGCACTTGGCGCAATGCACGACTTTCAGGCAATCATCCGCCAACACGAGTGTCAAAAAGTAGGTGCAGTGGCTACAAGCGCCGTGCGAAATGCCAAAAACGGTGAAATGCTCATCAACCGCATTGCCGAAGCCACAGGTATTCAAGTAGAAGTGATTGACGGCAACCGCGAAGCCGAACTGATTTACGAAGGCATCCGCGCAACCGTTCCCATAGATGAACTCTCGCTGATTGCAGATATCGGCGGCGGCAGTGTAGAATTTGTGATTTGCAATGCCGAAAAAATCCTTTGGAAAGGAAGTTTTGAAATAGGTGCACAGCGTTTATTTTATCGCTTTCATACCATAGACCCTATTCCTGCCGAAAATGTAGTTGCATTGAACCAGTATCTCTCGCGCACGCTACAACCCCTTGCCGAAGCGATAGAACAATATCATCCGACTACGATTATCGGCTCGTCGGGCTCTTTTAGCACACTCTACAAACTGTATGCAGGTTTAGAGGGCATCGGCTACGAAAAAAATCGGCCTGAATACGAACTGCCCGTAGAAGGATATTACAGGGTACACAAGCAATTATTGCTGAAAAATCGGATGGAACGCAGCGAAATGCCGGGTATGAGGCCGGAAAGAAAAGACATGATTGTTACGGCTTCCTGTGTTGTTTATTTCCTTGTGCGTTTGTTACATTCAGAAAAAATACGGGTGGTTTCGGCTTCTCTTCGCGAGGGTTTGCTTGCCTCGCTTGCACACGAATAA
- the trhO gene encoding oxygen-dependent tRNA uridine(34) hydroxylase TrhO, with protein sequence MEQAYNILLYYCYTQIEDPETFRDEHHELCLSLNLRGRIIVAAEGLNGTVSGLKADTERYMEAVKADPRFAHIDFKVEPYHKHSFAKLHVRVKPEIVHSDLHHINPNQRTGIHLSPAEFKKLKDAEDVVILDVRSNYEHAVGKFKNAVTLDIENFRDFPQKISELEQYKGKKIITYCTGGIKCEKASAFLLEQGFENVYQLHGGIIKYAIEEGGEDFEGKCYVFDGRVIADVNKVNPKVISTCYVCGTACDRMVNCANPDCNVHVPICEKCGWEMEGACSAECKSHPKKRPYDGTGYYVKESNGYNPFLNAKRAKKNQSAANCLTEEV encoded by the coding sequence ATGGAACAAGCCTATAATATCCTTCTGTACTATTGCTATACGCAGATAGAAGACCCCGAAACTTTCAGGGACGAGCATCATGAATTGTGCTTGTCGCTCAATCTGCGCGGGCGCATCATTGTGGCTGCCGAAGGGCTGAACGGAACAGTTTCCGGCCTGAAAGCAGATACGGAACGCTACATGGAAGCAGTAAAGGCTGACCCCCGTTTTGCTCATATTGATTTCAAAGTTGAGCCTTACCACAAACATTCTTTTGCCAAGTTGCATGTGCGCGTAAAACCCGAAATTGTTCATTCCGATTTGCACCACATCAACCCGAATCAAAGAACAGGCATTCACCTTTCGCCTGCCGAGTTTAAAAAACTCAAAGATGCGGAAGATGTGGTGATTCTGGACGTTCGGTCAAACTACGAACACGCGGTAGGTAAGTTCAAAAATGCCGTTACGCTGGATATTGAAAACTTCCGCGATTTCCCGCAAAAAATCAGTGAGTTAGAGCAGTACAAAGGCAAGAAAATCATAACCTACTGCACGGGCGGCATCAAATGCGAGAAGGCAAGTGCCTTTTTGTTGGAACAAGGCTTTGAAAACGTGTATCAGTTGCACGGCGGCATTATCAAATACGCCATTGAGGAGGGCGGCGAAGACTTTGAAGGCAAATGCTACGTATTTGACGGGCGCGTGATAGCGGACGTGAATAAGGTAAATCCCAAAGTGATTTCTACCTGCTACGTTTGCGGCACAGCGTGCGACCGCATGGTCAATTGCGCCAATCCGGACTGCAACGTTCACGTACCGATTTGCGAAAAATGCGGTTGGGAAATGGAAGGTGCTTGTTCGGCAGAGTGCAAGTCGCACCCCAAAAAACGCCCTTACGACGGCACTGGATACTACGTGAAGGAGTCTAACGGGTACAACCCCTTCCTAAATGCCAAACGGGCTAAGAAAAACCAATCCGCTGCCAACTGCCTTACCGAAGAGGTCTGA
- a CDS encoding VRR-NUC domain-containing protein, which yields MFSQTKARIIVFLPTMDAPKNTPELPPDYYLHYFRYVLDFVGQRYADFADEAARQFEATFRALSYEAQCLYVRIANRKPVFFLPEDLHYPEIGDLAAALEELHKNKLIERVMPLAIADELLRAEALESLTKAQLEQLCATLDEPPPFAPKKARKADLLNFLHGWQGNFQPHFELIWQISEREVAFWKFLFFGNLEQENMSQFVIRDLGNAQFHDWDETQLSALAHSAQEAQEHFAVHWNYRFFKRLVQYSVPPQAVFEWFDALPKPSFSFPVFDKFCLRLGEWLEKNKLPDEALAVYQYTEKPPSRERRVRILHRRGDTDEALALCLVVAENPQTADEQLFAQDFIRRHTQGKGTFRKTVTEQLLNAPAITVDAGHKNYVEGGVVRHYLEQGFCAVHSENYVWRGLFGLMLWEVMYDSPQFVHHPLQRHPTDLFHTDFYRHRQAAIHTQLNRFTDSAAAWAYAEQVYRQQEGMVNAFIGWHEALLPLAELYFSRMSWEQIREVLLQIARHPKENARGFPDLTVWSETDFFFVEVKSENDQLSAQQYFWLQYFNRLQIPAQILRVCFSA from the coding sequence GTGTTCAGTCAAACAAAAGCACGCATCATTGTATTTTTGCCCACAATGGATGCGCCGAAAAATACGCCCGAGTTGCCGCCCGATTACTACCTGCATTATTTCCGCTATGTGCTGGATTTTGTCGGGCAGCGCTATGCCGATTTTGCCGATGAAGCAGCACGGCAGTTTGAGGCAACTTTTCGGGCACTTTCCTACGAGGCGCAGTGCCTCTATGTGCGGATAGCCAACCGAAAGCCCGTTTTTTTCCTGCCCGAAGACCTGCATTACCCCGAAATCGGCGACCTAGCGGCAGCACTGGAAGAATTGCACAAAAACAAGTTGATTGAGCGCGTCATGCCGCTTGCCATCGCCGATGAGTTGCTGCGTGCCGAGGCATTGGAAAGCCTGACCAAAGCACAATTGGAACAACTTTGCGCCACCCTTGACGAGCCGCCGCCGTTTGCGCCCAAAAAAGCCCGCAAAGCCGACTTGCTGAATTTTTTACACGGTTGGCAGGGCAATTTTCAGCCGCATTTTGAATTGATTTGGCAGATTTCGGAGCGGGAAGTTGCCTTCTGGAAGTTCCTGTTTTTCGGCAATCTGGAACAGGAAAATATGTCGCAATTTGTCATCCGCGACTTGGGCAATGCACAGTTTCATGATTGGGACGAAACGCAGCTTTCTGCGCTTGCACATTCCGCACAGGAAGCACAGGAGCATTTTGCTGTGCATTGGAACTACCGCTTTTTTAAGCGATTGGTGCAATACAGCGTTCCGCCGCAGGCTGTTTTTGAATGGTTTGATGCCTTGCCTAAGCCTTCGTTTTCATTTCCTGTTTTTGATAAATTTTGCTTGCGGCTTGGCGAGTGGTTAGAAAAAAACAAACTGCCCGATGAGGCGCTGGCAGTTTACCAATACACCGAAAAGCCGCCATCCCGCGAGCGTCGGGTGCGCATTCTGCACCGCCGTGGCGATACCGACGAGGCGCTGGCACTTTGCCTTGTAGTAGCAGAAAACCCGCAAACAGCCGATGAACAACTGTTTGCACAGGATTTTATCCGCCGACACACACAGGGCAAAGGCACTTTCCGCAAAACCGTAACGGAGCAGTTGCTCAATGCGCCTGCCATCACAGTAGATGCAGGGCACAAAAATTATGTGGAGGGCGGAGTTGTGCGCCATTATCTGGAACAGGGTTTCTGTGCTGTCCACAGCGAAAACTACGTGTGGCGCGGGCTCTTCGGGCTGATGTTGTGGGAGGTGATGTATGACAGTCCGCAGTTTGTTCACCACCCTTTGCAGCGCCACCCGACCGACTTGTTTCATACCGATTTTTACCGCCACAGGCAAGCTGCGATTCATACGCAACTCAACCGCTTTACCGACAGTGCTGCGGCATGGGCTTATGCGGAACAGGTTTATCGGCAGCAGGAAGGCATGGTCAATGCTTTTATCGGCTGGCACGAGGCTTTGTTGCCGTTGGCGGAATTGTACTTTTCCCGTATGAGCTGGGAGCAAATCCGCGAGGTACTGCTGCAAATTGCCCGCCACCCGAAGGAAAATGCACGCGGCTTCCCCGATTTAACGGTGTGGAGCGAAACCGACTTTTTCTTTGTGGAAGTCAAATCGGAAAATGACCAACTTTCGGCGCAGCAGTATTTCTGGCTGCAATATTTCAATCGGCTGCAAATTCCTGCGCAAATTTTGCGGGTTTGCTTTTCGGCATAG
- a CDS encoding SRPBCC family protein: protein MRFVICTDVSADLQKVWANFNENLFQALAPPFPPINLLRFDGSLKNDEVHLELNFLLFKQVWISKITEQAAKENEIYFVDEGIKLPFFLGYWRHKHLMQALPEGGTRITDDITFEAPVKALSWLLFPALYLQFLYRKPVYKRYFK from the coding sequence ATGCGATTTGTTATTTGTACGGATGTGAGTGCCGACCTGCAAAAAGTTTGGGCAAACTTTAATGAAAATCTTTTTCAGGCACTTGCGCCGCCTTTTCCGCCCATTAATTTATTGCGATTTGACGGCTCTCTGAAAAATGATGAAGTACATCTGGAACTTAATTTTTTACTTTTCAAACAAGTTTGGATTAGCAAAATTACCGAGCAGGCAGCCAAAGAAAATGAAATCTATTTTGTGGATGAAGGAATCAAACTGCCTTTTTTTCTGGGCTATTGGCGGCACAAACATTTAATGCAGGCACTGCCCGAGGGCGGCACGCGTATTACGGATGACATCACGTTTGAAGCACCCGTCAAAGCGTTGAGTTGGCTGCTGTTCCCTGCCCTGTATTTGCAGTTTTTGTATCGGAAGCCTGTTTACAAACGGTATTTCAAATAG
- a CDS encoding CHAD domain-containing protein has translation MKKAVAYMEQRKEKLMAILQLPPPEFEPETFHLLRVEIKKIRAVMVLVGKLNPNCLPSKKYRHPLRQVFKSAGVIREKQIESAFIQSVLPEDDGATLLLLQLEETETAQKAEFRQLINDNVLHRIGQLAHKLSACLAQLDKKRVKEWMQRKSHKLLQKIKHLQEKAADWHEVRKQLKVHNYLTACTGFTTAPWQPEKIAELQELLGKWHDCHAMIKSFQQQTKAKQTPFVKEALHRLIRHLTSQQQTIVQQITTLAASFGAEPQ, from the coding sequence ATGAAAAAAGCGGTTGCCTATATGGAACAACGCAAAGAAAAACTCATGGCAATTTTGCAGTTGCCGCCGCCGGAGTTTGAGCCGGAGACCTTTCATTTGCTGCGGGTAGAAATCAAAAAAATCAGAGCTGTAATGGTGCTTGTCGGAAAGTTGAACCCCAACTGCCTGCCGTCCAAAAAATATCGCCACCCCTTGCGCCAAGTTTTCAAAAGTGCAGGCGTCATCCGCGAAAAGCAAATAGAATCCGCATTTATTCAATCTGTCTTACCCGAAGACGACGGGGCAACGTTGCTGTTGTTGCAGTTGGAAGAAACGGAAACTGCTCAAAAAGCTGAATTTCGGCAACTTATCAATGACAACGTGCTGCACCGCATTGGGCAGCTGGCACACAAACTCTCTGCCTGTTTGGCACAATTGGACAAAAAGAGAGTCAAAGAGTGGATGCAGCGCAAAAGCCACAAGTTGTTGCAAAAAATCAAGCACCTGCAGGAAAAAGCCGCCGATTGGCACGAAGTCAGAAAGCAACTGAAAGTCCACAACTACCTTACTGCCTGTACGGGTTTTACAACCGCCCCATGGCAGCCAGAGAAAATTGCCGAACTGCAAGAACTATTAGGCAAATGGCATGATTGCCACGCCATGATAAAAAGTTTTCAACAGCAGACAAAAGCCAAACAAACGCCATTTGTAAAAGAAGCCCTGCATAGGCTCATCAGACACTTAACATCCCAACAGCAAACCATCGTGCAGCAAATAACAACATTGGCTGCAAGTTTTGGTGCAGAACCTCAATAG
- a CDS encoding M16 family metallopeptidase, translating into MIHYNSFVLDNGLRVFVHEDHFVPTVALNLLYDVGSRDERPDKTGFAHLFEHLMFGGSANIPQYDEPLQRVGGENNAFTSADITNYYLTLPAQNIETGFWLESDRMLSLSFNPEVLEVQRKVVIEEYKQRYLNQPYGDVWLRLRPMAYKVHPYQWATIGKDISHIENATMDDVKEFFFKYYRPNNAILVVAGNTTTEQVKRLADKWFSPIPAGDVPKRQLPREPQQTEARSEHVEADVPVSALYKVWHMCDRLAPEYYATDLLSDVLGRSKSSRLYHKLVEERRMLTSVSASILGSIDNGLFTVSAKPAQGVSLEEADQAIGEVIAEVQADLLAESELQKVKNQAESTLIFGEMEVLNRAMGLAYAAVLGNPDLINQEADKIQAVTAADIRQVAQQVLRPENCSTLYYHAKNK; encoded by the coding sequence ATGATTCACTACAACTCATTTGTATTAGACAATGGTCTGCGGGTGTTTGTGCACGAAGACCACTTTGTTCCGACGGTAGCGCTGAACCTGTTGTACGATGTCGGCTCGCGGGATGAACGCCCCGACAAAACCGGATTTGCGCACCTGTTTGAGCACCTCATGTTTGGCGGCTCTGCCAACATTCCGCAATACGATGAACCGCTGCAAAGGGTAGGCGGCGAAAACAACGCCTTCACCAGCGCCGATATTACCAACTATTACCTCACGCTGCCGGCGCAAAACATTGAAACGGGCTTTTGGTTAGAGTCTGACCGCATGTTGTCGCTCAGTTTCAACCCCGAAGTATTGGAAGTGCAGCGCAAAGTGGTGATTGAAGAATATAAACAGCGCTACCTGAACCAACCCTACGGCGATGTTTGGCTGCGGCTGCGTCCGATGGCATACAAGGTGCACCCCTACCAATGGGCAACTATCGGGAAGGATATTTCCCACATAGAAAACGCTACGATGGACGATGTAAAGGAATTTTTCTTCAAATACTACCGCCCCAACAATGCCATTCTGGTCGTAGCGGGCAATACCACAACCGAACAGGTGAAGCGCCTTGCCGACAAGTGGTTCAGCCCTATTCCCGCGGGCGATGTTCCCAAGCGGCAGTTGCCCCGCGAACCACAACAGACCGAAGCCCGCAGCGAACACGTAGAGGCAGATGTGCCCGTAAGTGCGCTCTACAAAGTGTGGCACATGTGCGACCGCCTCGCACCCGAATACTACGCCACCGACCTGTTGAGCGACGTGCTGGGGCGCAGCAAATCTTCAAGGCTGTACCACAAATTAGTGGAAGAACGGCGCATGCTCACTTCGGTAAGTGCCAGCATTTTGGGTAGCATAGACAACGGGCTGTTCACCGTTTCGGCTAAACCCGCACAAGGCGTGAGTTTGGAAGAGGCAGACCAAGCCATTGGCGAAGTAATAGCCGAAGTCCAAGCGGATTTGCTTGCCGAAAGTGAGCTGCAAAAAGTGAAAAATCAGGCAGAATCTACACTTATTTTCGGTGAAATGGAAGTGCTGAACCGCGCCATGGGACTGGCTTATGCTGCCGTTCTGGGCAACCCTGACCTGATTAACCAAGAGGCGGATAAAATTCAGGCAGTTACTGCCGCCGATATCCGCCAAGTAGCACAACAGGTGCTGCGCCCCGAAAATTGTTCAACTTTGTATTACCACGCCAAAAACAAATAA
- a CDS encoding acyl-CoA dehydrogenase encodes MAKHYASIRNAKFLTHEVHDLSALTKHEYFAHHDRESFDMMIDAAFQLADTHLFPYFADMDRNEPELKDGVVKVHPQVKNIIRAMAEGGWINATVPLEQGGMQLPESINALGQFIFQAANNSAMPFTGLTAGAANLIRTFGNDFLKQTYMERMYSGEWQGTMALTEPQAGSSLSDIVTTAEPAEDGMYKIKGQKIFISAGDLDAVDNVVHLLLARIKGAPAGTKGISLFVVPKKRVVNGTLVDNDVLPAGVYHKMGQKATPAMHLMMGENDNCYGYLVGEPNKGLSYMFQMMNEARILVGITAAAIASAAYHASLEYAKERPQGRRLNEKNPLNPPTLIINHPDVKRLLLFQKAVVEGSLSLLLETAKYADLAHITQGEEKENNLLMLELLTPIAKTYPSEAGIASVSAGLQCLGGYGFCKDFPLEQLYRDIRITAIYEGTTAIQSLDLLGRKLTMQNGKAGVLYMQTVAKTVQEAATYDALKKYAGIMESQMRNLQKVTAHLMGLAQKGDAELFLADATLYMELFSLNAIAWQWLKQGIAAHKALVVGGLSEDETAFYESKLQAMKYFFHYEIPKAQGLSTRLTDSEIITIAQDKEVLV; translated from the coding sequence ATGGCTAAACACTATGCAAGTATCCGCAATGCGAAGTTCTTGACGCATGAGGTACACGACTTATCCGCGCTGACCAAGCACGAATATTTTGCACATCACGACCGCGAGTCTTTTGATATGATGATAGATGCTGCCTTCCAATTGGCAGACACGCATCTGTTCCCCTACTTCGCTGATATGGACAGGAACGAACCCGAGTTGAAAGACGGCGTAGTGAAGGTGCACCCCCAAGTGAAAAACATTATTCGCGCAATGGCAGAGGGCGGCTGGATTAATGCCACCGTTCCTTTGGAACAAGGCGGTATGCAGTTGCCCGAATCTATCAACGCGCTGGGGCAGTTTATTTTTCAGGCTGCCAATAACAGCGCCATGCCGTTTACGGGGCTGACTGCGGGCGCTGCCAACCTCATCCGCACCTTTGGCAACGACTTCCTGAAACAGACCTACATGGAACGCATGTATTCGGGCGAGTGGCAGGGCACAATGGCACTCACCGAACCACAGGCAGGCAGTTCTCTTTCCGATATTGTAACCACTGCCGAACCTGCCGAAGACGGCATGTACAAAATCAAAGGACAGAAAATTTTCATTTCCGCAGGCGATTTGGACGCGGTGGATAACGTCGTGCACCTGCTGCTGGCACGCATCAAAGGCGCACCTGCGGGAACGAAGGGCATTTCGCTGTTCGTTGTGCCCAAAAAGCGCGTAGTAAACGGCACATTGGTTGATAACGACGTACTGCCCGCAGGCGTTTACCACAAAATGGGGCAAAAAGCCACGCCTGCCATGCACCTGATGATGGGTGAAAACGACAACTGCTACGGCTACCTTGTTGGCGAACCCAACAAAGGGCTTTCCTACATGTTCCAAATGATGAACGAAGCCCGCATTTTGGTAGGCATTACAGCCGCTGCCATTGCTTCGGCGGCTTATCATGCCTCGTTGGAATATGCCAAAGAGCGCCCGCAGGGTCGGCGTTTGAACGAAAAGAACCCGCTCAATCCGCCGACGCTGATTATCAATCACCCCGACGTGAAGCGGTTGCTGTTGTTCCAAAAGGCTGTGGTGGAAGGTTCGCTCAGTTTGCTGTTAGAAACAGCTAAATATGCCGATTTGGCGCACATTACCCAAGGCGAAGAAAAGGAAAATAACCTGCTCATGCTGGAACTGCTCACCCCAATTGCCAAAACCTATCCTTCCGAGGCAGGTATTGCATCGGTAAGCGCAGGTTTGCAGTGTTTGGGCGGTTACGGTTTCTGTAAAGACTTCCCCTTAGAGCAACTCTACCGCGACATTCGCATCACGGCAATTTACGAAGGCACAACTGCCATTCAGTCGCTGGACTTGCTGGGGCGCAAACTGACCATGCAAAACGGCAAAGCGGGCGTACTCTACATGCAAACCGTTGCCAAAACCGTTCAGGAAGCTGCTACTTACGACGCGCTGAAAAAATATGCAGGCATTATGGAAAGCCAGATGCGCAACCTGCAAAAAGTTACCGCCCACCTGATGGGGCTTGCCCAAAAAGGCGATGCCGAACTGTTCCTTGCCGATGCGACGCTCTACATGGAACTGTTCAGCCTCAACGCCATTGCTTGGCAGTGGCTTAAACAAGGCATTGCAGCCCACAAAGCATTAGTTGTAGGCGGATTGAGCGAAGACGAAACCGCCTTCTACGAAAGCAAATTGCAGGCGATGAAGTACTTCTTCCACTACGAAATCCCGAAAGCGCAAGGACTCAGCACCCGCCTGACCGACAGCGAAATCATCACCATTGCGCAGGATAAGGAAGTGCTGGTGTAA
- a CDS encoding BamA/TamA family outer membrane protein encodes MPPFERYPTVTDSLADSDSFLIRDVFVDCNKRTIDRIILRELAYKPGDKIAKHNIQTTLQKEASKIFNTNLFVLAEVFYFPVAGDTIDLIVTVTEKWYVYPIPYIELADRNFNEWWQQRGRDLDRLIYGIRFSQQNVRGRNEDLKLTFQLGFTRKFELEYNIPYLDKKQTTGMNFRFLYDNNKNLAYGTADNRLVFVRSEEILRSRFTADIAIFKRSQFYNTHFFELRYHNHHIADTIVRLNPEYFLNGANRQRYFEIAYVFNRDLRDMANYPLKGRYLQITALQKGLSAADDLNLFDFKIIYARFLQLAKPLYLSTSLRGQLIFPLRVPFAEMRGFGYSGTFVRGYDLYVVDGPRYGVWKNTLRWRVFANDHFLRDVIPLEQFKSIPIAVYLKTFADAGYVDNPYVSMENKRLTNRWLAGAGAGLDLVLYNTSVLRFEYALNREGDRGFFFNLMTDF; translated from the coding sequence TTGCCCCCATTTGAAAGATACCCAACCGTTACCGACAGTTTAGCCGATTCAGACAGTTTCCTGATTAGAGACGTATTCGTAGATTGCAACAAACGCACTATTGACCGCATTATCCTGCGGGAATTGGCCTACAAACCGGGCGATAAAATCGCTAAGCATAATATCCAGACCACCTTGCAAAAAGAGGCCAGTAAAATATTCAACACCAATCTGTTTGTGCTGGCAGAAGTATTTTATTTTCCCGTAGCGGGCGATACCATAGACCTGATAGTGACTGTAACCGAAAAATGGTATGTGTATCCCATCCCTTACATAGAACTTGCCGACCGAAATTTTAATGAATGGTGGCAACAGCGCGGACGCGATTTAGACCGCCTGATTTATGGCATTCGATTCTCTCAGCAAAATGTGCGAGGCAGAAATGAAGATTTGAAACTGACTTTTCAATTAGGATTTACCCGCAAGTTTGAACTGGAATACAACATTCCTTATTTAGATAAAAAACAGACAACCGGTATGAATTTCCGGTTTTTGTATGACAACAATAAAAATCTGGCCTATGGCACAGCCGATAACCGACTTGTGTTTGTGCGTTCGGAAGAAATTTTGCGCAGCCGCTTTACGGCCGATATTGCCATTTTTAAACGCAGCCAATTTTACAATACGCATTTTTTCGAGTTGCGCTATCACAACCACCACATCGCCGATACCATTGTACGCCTGAACCCCGAGTATTTCCTGAATGGTGCTAACCGACAGCGCTATTTTGAGATTGCCTACGTTTTCAACCGCGACCTGCGCGATATGGCGAACTATCCGCTGAAAGGCCGGTATTTACAAATTACGGCACTGCAAAAAGGATTAAGCGCTGCCGATGATTTGAATCTGTTTGACTTTAAAATTATTTACGCCCGATTTCTGCAATTGGCCAAACCTCTCTATTTATCAACCAGCCTGCGCGGGCAACTGATTTTTCCGCTGCGTGTGCCTTTTGCCGAAATGCGAGGTTTTGGCTACAGTGGTACTTTCGTGCGCGGCTACGATTTATACGTAGTTGACGGGCCTCGCTATGGTGTCTGGAAAAATACGCTGCGCTGGCGGGTATTTGCCAATGACCACTTCCTGCGCGATGTAATTCCATTGGAGCAGTTCAAATCTATTCCGATAGCAGTTTATCTGAAAACTTTTGCCGATGCAGGCTATGTGGATAATCCTTATGTAAGCATGGAAAACAAACGGCTGACCAACCGATGGCTGGCAGGTGCAGGTGCAGGTTTAGACCTTGTACTGTATAATACCTCCGTGCTGCGTTTTGAGTATGCTTTAAACAGGGAAGGAGACAGAGGTTTTTTCTTCAACCTGATGACCGATTTTTAG